The following proteins come from a genomic window of Populus nigra chromosome 6, ddPopNigr1.1, whole genome shotgun sequence:
- the LOC133696778 gene encoding uncharacterized protein LOC133696778 → MKPKPPMLVYFVISLILSLPLLFFFFCFKTNTYTPPGNPNSDLKIRPGYTTYKTYIQRQLNKTLNPKLRKIWTTRDWDRKIQVFADFFQVLKQENLLFNESKALCIGARVGQEVEALRRIGVSDSVGMDLVPYPPLVVEGDFHRQPFDDGTFDFEFSNVFDHALFPDKFVGEIERTLKPGGICVLHVALSRRADKYSANDLYSVKPLVNLFTNSKVVHVRKVDGFGLDTEVVFRKIEKQDQEMIPGSR, encoded by the coding sequence ATGAAACCAAAACCACCCATGCTCGTATACTTCGTTATCTCCCTCATCCTCTCCCTccccctccttttcttcttcttctgcttcaaAACCAACACCTACACACCACCCGGAAACCCCAACTCTGACCTAAAGATCCGGCCCGGGTACACCACGTACAAAACCTACATACAACGTCAACTAAACAAGACCCTCAATCCAAAACTTAGAAAAATATGGACAACCCGTGATTGGGACCGCAAAATCCAAGTCTTTGCTGACTTCTTCCAAGTTTTGAAACAAGAAAACCTTCTCTTCAACGAATCCAAGGCCCTGTGTATCGGTGCCCGTGTAGGGCAAGAGGTCGAGGCCTTACGACGCATCGGCGTATCAGACTCCGTTGGTATGGACCTGGTGCCGTATCCACCCCTCGTTGTAGAGGGTGATTTCCATCGCCAGCCGTTCGATGATGGGACTTTTGACTTTGAGTTCTCAAACGTGTTTGATCACGCTCTGTTTCCGGACAAGTTCGTTGGAGAGATCGAACGGACGTTGAAGCCTGGCGGGATATGTGTCTTACACGTGGCGCTTTCTAGAAGGGCTGATAAGTATTCGGCTAATGATTTGTACAGTGTTAAACCGTTGGTTAATTTGTTTACGAATTCTAAGGTTGTTCATGTCCGGAAAGTTGATGGGTTTGGGTTGGATACAGAAGTGGTGTTTAGGAAGATCGAAAAACAAGATCAGGAGATGATCCCAGGATCCCGATGA
- the LOC133697781 gene encoding photosystem II reaction center proteins PsbY, chloroplastic-like: protein MAATMATMAILNAKCLSINSNKNISPTKPSTKPVSLLSMQNLPKGLTISKPADNTVLTGTAIAGAIFTTLSSCEPAFAAQQIAEIAEGDNRGIALLLPLIPAIAWVLFNILQPALNQINRMRQTKGVIVGLGLGGLAASGFISTPDASASEIAMIADATSDNRGTLLLIVVAPAILWVLYNILQPALNQINKMRSQ from the coding sequence ATGGCAGCAACCATGGCAACAATGGCAATACTCAATGCTAAGTGCTTGAGCATCAACTCCAACAAGAATATCAGTCCAACCAAGCCATCAACAAAACCTGTCTCTCTTCTCTCCATGCAAAACCTCCCAAAAGGCCTAACCATCTCAAAACCAGCAGATAACACTGTCCTGACCGGTACTGCTATTGCCGGTGCTATCTTCACAACCTTGAGCTCATGTGAACCTGCTTTTGCTGCGCAACAAATAGCTGAAATAGCAGAAGGTGACAACCGTGGTATAGCGCTCTTGCTACCACTCATACCAGCCATAGCTTGGGTGCTTTTCAACATCCTCCAACCAGCACTTAACCAAATTAACCGCATGCGTCAGACCAAGGGGGTGATCGTTGGGCTTGGACTTGGTGGATTGGCTGCATCAGGTTTCATATCAACACCAGACGCATCAGCTAGTGAGATTGCCATGATTGCTGATGCAACAAGTGACAACAGGGGTACTCTTCTGTTGATTGTCGTTGCTCCTGCTATTCTATGGGTGCTCTACAATATTCTACAACCGGCTTTGAACCAAATCAACAAGATGCGGTCTCAGTGA